A window from Pseudomonas sp. Tri1 encodes these proteins:
- the orn gene encoding oligoribonuclease has translation MQNPQNLIWIDLEMTGLNPDTDVIIEMATIVTDSDLNTLAEGPVIAIHHSDEILAGMDEWNTRQHGGSGLTQRVRESKISMAEAEAQTIAFLEQWVPKGKSPICGNSICQDRRFLYTHMKSLESYFHYRNLDVSTLKELAARWAPEVRDSFQKGGSHLALDDIRESIAELQHYRKHFIKF, from the coding sequence ATGCAAAACCCGCAGAACCTGATCTGGATCGACCTGGAAATGACCGGTCTGAACCCCGACACCGATGTCATCATCGAAATGGCCACCATCGTCACCGACAGTGACCTCAACACCTTGGCCGAAGGCCCGGTGATCGCGATCCATCACAGCGACGAGATCCTGGCTGGCATGGACGAATGGAACACTCGCCAGCACGGCGGCTCTGGCCTTACCCAGCGGGTACGCGAGAGCAAAATCAGCATGGCCGAGGCCGAGGCCCAGACCATCGCCTTCCTGGAGCAGTGGGTGCCAAAGGGCAAGTCGCCGATCTGTGGCAACAGCATCTGCCAGGATCGTCGCTTCCTCTATACCCACATGAAATCCCTGGAAAGCTACTTCCACTACCGCAACCTGGACGTCTCCACCCTCAAGGAACTGGCTGCTCGCTGGGCTCCAGAAGTGCGTGACAGTTTCCAGAAGGGCGGCAGCCACCTGGCCCTGGACGACATTCGCGAGTCCATCGCCGAGTTGCAGCATTACCGTAAGCACTTCATCAAGTTCTAA